A DNA window from Methylocystis heyeri contains the following coding sequences:
- a CDS encoding OFA family MFS transporter — protein MSVTLAGSPHFLSREGSVARPDYNRWLAPPAALAVHLCIGMAYGFSVFWLPLSRVVGGAQPKECPQTISFLQSVFATDCDWKISMLGWTFTLFFVFLGSSAAVFGHWLETAGPRKAGLAAALCWCGGLLISALGVNLHQIWMIWLGSGVIGGIGLGLGYISPVSTLIKWFPDRRGLATGLAIMGFGGGAMIGAPLADRLMAYYATPASPGVWQTFVTLAGIYFVFMVAGSLSYRVPREGWKPEGWTAPSAAASGLVTHRHVHLDVSWKTPQFWLLWAVLCLNISAGIGVLGMASPMLQEVFGGRLLGLDVSFDSLTLQQKQQIATIAAGFTGLLSLCNIGGRIGWASASDRLGRKMTYAVFFSVGFVLYALAPHAATAGALPIFVLLFCVILTMYGGGFATIPAYLADLFGTHMVGAIHGRLLTAWSTAGVVGPGLVNYLREYQLSAGVPREAAYNQTMYVLAGLLVVGFVCNLLVRPVAERFYMTDEEVAAKKHISVAEVEKEEEGVHADFEDFVEEALEPAHPERGAGASAGASSARINGAAVLVFSWAAVGIPLAWGVGVTFQKALGLFH, from the coding sequence ATGTCTGTCACTCTTGCAGGGTCGCCTCATTTTCTGAGCCGGGAGGGCTCCGTCGCGAGACCCGACTATAATCGCTGGCTCGCCCCACCTGCGGCGCTCGCCGTGCATCTGTGCATAGGCATGGCCTATGGCTTCAGCGTGTTCTGGCTGCCCCTGTCGCGCGTCGTCGGCGGCGCCCAGCCGAAGGAATGTCCGCAGACCATCAGCTTCCTGCAGTCCGTCTTCGCGACCGACTGCGACTGGAAGATCAGCATGCTGGGCTGGACCTTCACGCTGTTCTTCGTTTTTCTGGGCTCTTCCGCCGCGGTGTTCGGCCATTGGCTGGAGACCGCGGGGCCGCGCAAGGCCGGTCTTGCGGCGGCGCTGTGCTGGTGCGGCGGCCTCCTGATTTCCGCTCTGGGCGTCAATCTGCACCAGATCTGGATGATCTGGCTCGGATCGGGCGTGATCGGCGGCATAGGCCTCGGGCTCGGCTACATCTCGCCGGTGTCCACGCTCATCAAATGGTTTCCGGACCGCCGCGGCCTCGCCACCGGCCTCGCCATCATGGGCTTCGGCGGCGGCGCCATGATCGGCGCGCCGCTCGCCGACCGCCTGATGGCCTATTACGCCACGCCGGCCTCGCCCGGCGTGTGGCAGACCTTCGTGACCCTCGCCGGCATCTACTTCGTGTTCATGGTGGCGGGGTCGCTCAGCTATCGCGTGCCCCGGGAGGGATGGAAGCCGGAGGGCTGGACCGCACCGTCGGCCGCCGCGAGCGGGCTGGTGACGCATCGCCACGTCCATCTCGACGTCTCCTGGAAGACGCCGCAGTTCTGGCTGCTCTGGGCCGTGCTGTGCCTCAACATCTCGGCGGGCATCGGCGTGCTGGGCATGGCTTCGCCGATGCTTCAGGAAGTGTTCGGCGGGCGGTTGCTCGGCCTCGACGTCAGCTTCGACAGCCTCACCCTGCAACAGAAACAGCAGATCGCGACCATCGCCGCCGGCTTCACCGGCCTGTTGAGCCTGTGCAACATCGGCGGACGCATCGGCTGGGCCTCCGCCTCGGACCGGCTGGGTCGCAAGATGACCTACGCCGTGTTTTTCTCGGTGGGTTTCGTCCTTTACGCTCTTGCTCCTCACGCGGCGACGGCGGGGGCGCTTCCCATATTCGTTCTGCTCTTCTGCGTCATTCTCACCATGTACGGCGGCGGCTTCGCCACCATCCCGGCCTATCTCGCGGATCTCTTCGGCACCCATATGGTCGGCGCCATTCACGGCCGCCTGCTCACCGCCTGGTCGACCGCGGGCGTGGTCGGTCCGGGGCTGGTCAATTATCTGCGCGAATATCAGCTTTCCGCGGGCGTCCCGCGAGAGGCGGCCTATAACCAGACCATGTATGTGCTCGCCGGGCTGCTGGTGGTCGGTTTCGTCTGCAATCTTCTGGTGAGGCCGGTGGCCGAGCGCTTCTACATGACCGACGAAGAGGTCGCCGCGAAAAAGCACATATCGGTCGCCGAGGTGGAGAAAGAAGAAGAGGGCGTGCACGCCGACTTCGAGGATTTCGTCGAGGAAGCGCTGGAGCCGGCTCATCCCGAGCGGGGAGCCGGCGCGTCGGCGGGGGCCTCAAGCGCCCGGATCAACGGCGCGGCCGTCCTCGTCTTCTCCTGGGCGGCGGTGGGGATTCCGCTCGCCTGGGGCGTCGGCGTCACCTTCCAGAAGGCGCTGGGACTGTTCCATTGA
- a CDS encoding TolC family protein, whose protein sequence is MSNGLMIRLLVACLLLLGSGPTDAKPKPKPKAAAGFVIARHLTSAVDIDAQSAALEAQRRAIGARYHTADSISPGSPYISSARRSNAGGNLHGERETEIEASMPVWLPGQSQALRETVDAGVVEIDERLALRRLEVAALVRDAWWRAQRAAREAAIARSRLSTARDIEADMSRRETLGESAHQDTLLAQNETLAAASEVAQAEAASKAARAAYAVLTNGVAPDGELEPVGRGVAIDDHPALRAPLAAVSRAESQLRLVDASFIENPEIGVFGRHEQNREYEFGKNPADLSRTDSTTLGFRIKIPLPTPGRNEPRRAEAEADLVKSRAEYERARRIVAAEIAAARTAVAAAQRNAAISARRLAVASEQFELERKSFQLGEANAVDLYRVRQSYLDAQRAQATGLVDLRVAQSRLNQAQGYAPD, encoded by the coding sequence ATGAGCAATGGGCTTATGATCCGTCTCCTCGTCGCCTGTCTTCTCCTGCTCGGCTCCGGTCCCACGGACGCCAAGCCCAAACCCAAACCAAAGGCCGCCGCGGGCTTCGTCATTGCGCGGCATCTGACCTCCGCCGTCGATATCGACGCCCAGAGCGCGGCTCTCGAGGCGCAGCGCCGCGCCATCGGCGCGCGTTATCACACGGCTGACTCGATTTCGCCGGGGTCGCCCTATATTTCGAGCGCGCGGCGGTCCAACGCCGGCGGCAATCTGCACGGCGAGAGAGAGACCGAAATCGAGGCGAGCATGCCGGTCTGGCTGCCCGGGCAAAGCCAGGCGCTTCGAGAAACGGTCGACGCCGGCGTCGTCGAAATCGACGAGCGGCTGGCCCTGCGCCGGCTCGAGGTCGCCGCTTTGGTGCGGGACGCCTGGTGGCGCGCGCAAAGAGCCGCGCGCGAAGCGGCGATCGCCCGGAGTCGTCTCTCCACCGCGCGCGACATCGAAGCCGACATGTCGCGGCGCGAGACCCTCGGCGAGTCCGCGCATCAGGATACGCTGCTCGCTCAAAACGAGACGCTGGCGGCTGCGAGCGAGGTGGCGCAGGCCGAAGCCGCCAGCAAGGCCGCTCGGGCCGCTTACGCCGTGCTGACGAACGGCGTGGCGCCGGACGGGGAGCTGGAGCCTGTCGGGCGCGGCGTCGCCATCGACGATCATCCGGCCTTGCGCGCCCCGCTCGCCGCTGTGTCCCGCGCCGAGTCGCAACTTCGGCTGGTCGACGCCAGCTTCATCGAGAATCCTGAAATCGGCGTGTTCGGCCGTCACGAGCAGAATCGGGAATATGAATTCGGCAAGAATCCCGCGGATCTGAGCCGCACCGATTCGACGACTCTGGGCTTTCGCATCAAGATTCCCCTGCCGACGCCCGGCCGCAACGAGCCGCGCCGCGCCGAGGCGGAAGCCGACCTCGTCAAATCGCGCGCCGAATATGAACGCGCGCGGCGCATCGTCGCCGCCGAGATCGCCGCAGCGCGCACGGCGGTCGCCGCAGCGCAACGCAACGCCGCCATCTCGGCCAGGCGCCTCGCGGTCGCGAGCGAGCAATTCGAACTCGAGCGAAAGTCGTTCCAATTGGGGGAAGCGAACGCCGTCGACCTCTATCGCGTGCGCCAATCCTATCTCGACGCCCAGCGGGCGCAGGCCACGGGGCTGGTCGATCTCCGCGTCGCGCAATCCAGACTCAACCAGGCGCAAGGCTACGCCCCGGATTGA
- a CDS encoding efflux RND transporter permease subunit produces MLDHLIRISLAKRLLVFLGALALAAWGAHAYFKLPIDAFPDVAPVQVLVAMRAPGLTPEELESRVTAPIEVAVRGVPKLVRMRSTTRYSVALLTFEFAEGVDIYWARAQINERLAQAADQLPQDASGGLAPIVTPLGEMLMFTLVGGNLTPTEQRSLIDWTIRPALRGLPGVADLNVLGGFVRTFEVAPSPSAMAARGVTVAMLEQALSGNNKNDGAGRVRDGEEALLVRAEGRLRNLEDIRSVVIVSRSAGVVRVGDVAQVRFGSLPRNGVVTHNGTGEAVWGLVLGLRGADARSVVAAVKEKLAELEPTFPKGVRVEVFYDRSELIGKAVWTVQKVLIEAVALVVCLLFLFLGNLRAALVVSLMLPLAALSTFGVMGLWGLSANIMSLGGLAIAIGLLVDCAVVVVENVEHKMASVCAPNIDQRLRMTLEATQEVAAPLTSGAIIIITVFLPLLSLEGLEGRLFAPVALTIAFALASALLLSLTVVPVLAATLLRPGSDDQPWLVRRIAAVYEPLLLRALARPLAVAAIVVAGLVASGVAASRIGQTFMPVMNEGTPVVTVRKHPTISVDVAAETDLRIQREIMAAIPEVRGVISRAGADELGIDPVGLNETDNFLTLAPEKEWRGHGADWLLGELRSVLDRIPGISYSFSQPIDMRVQEMIIGARGDVVVKIFGDDIDELNRISRDVAAVLRKLPGAQDVFALQNDGMRYLTARIDRLAAGRFGINAGEIQDALRVLIDGRQVGIVLEGPIRTPLVVRGSETSRRSPVDFARVPIVSGEGKVVELSQLAEVAAENGPIQVIREEGQRFATVLANVTGRDLVGFVEEAKAAVAREVQKPPQYRYIWGGQFENQQRASARLAVVVPLALALIFLLLYLTFNSAAQATLVFCNVPFAAIGGVVGLWLSGEFLSVPASVGFIALVGIAVLNGVVLISYFNKLAVEGGRTAREVVVEGAQRRMRPVMLTATIAALGLAPFLFATGPGSEIQRPLAVVVIGGLVTATSLTLILLPILYERFGFPKRVEPGAEEKGSES; encoded by the coding sequence ATGCTCGATCATCTCATCCGTATCTCCCTCGCCAAAAGATTGCTCGTGTTTCTGGGCGCCCTGGCTCTCGCCGCCTGGGGCGCGCACGCCTACTTCAAGCTGCCGATCGACGCCTTCCCCGACGTCGCGCCGGTGCAGGTTCTCGTCGCGATGCGCGCGCCGGGATTGACGCCGGAGGAACTCGAAAGCCGGGTGACGGCGCCGATCGAAGTCGCCGTGCGCGGCGTTCCCAAGCTCGTGCGCATGCGCTCGACGACGCGCTATTCCGTGGCTCTGCTCACATTCGAGTTCGCGGAGGGCGTCGACATCTATTGGGCGCGCGCGCAGATCAACGAACGTCTCGCCCAGGCCGCCGATCAATTGCCGCAGGACGCGAGCGGCGGCCTCGCGCCGATCGTCACGCCGCTCGGCGAGATGCTGATGTTCACCCTCGTCGGCGGCAATCTGACGCCGACCGAGCAAAGGAGCCTCATCGACTGGACGATAAGGCCGGCTCTGCGCGGTCTTCCCGGCGTCGCCGACCTCAACGTGCTCGGCGGATTCGTGCGCACCTTCGAGGTGGCGCCCTCGCCTTCCGCCATGGCCGCGCGCGGCGTCACGGTCGCCATGCTGGAGCAGGCGCTTTCGGGGAACAACAAGAACGACGGCGCTGGCCGCGTGCGTGACGGCGAAGAGGCTTTGCTCGTGCGAGCGGAAGGGCGGCTGCGCAATCTCGAGGACATCAGGAGCGTCGTGATCGTCAGCCGCAGCGCCGGCGTGGTGCGCGTCGGCGACGTCGCGCAGGTCCGCTTCGGCTCCCTGCCGCGCAACGGCGTCGTCACCCACAACGGAACGGGCGAAGCCGTTTGGGGGCTGGTTCTCGGCCTGCGCGGCGCCGATGCGCGCAGTGTCGTAGCGGCGGTCAAAGAGAAGCTCGCCGAGCTGGAGCCGACCTTCCCGAAAGGCGTCCGCGTCGAGGTTTTCTACGATCGCAGCGAACTGATCGGCAAAGCCGTCTGGACCGTCCAGAAGGTGCTGATCGAAGCCGTAGCGCTGGTGGTCTGCCTGTTGTTCCTGTTCCTCGGCAATCTGCGCGCGGCGCTGGTCGTGTCGCTCATGCTGCCGCTGGCCGCGCTTTCGACCTTCGGCGTAATGGGGCTATGGGGACTCTCGGCCAATATCATGTCTCTGGGCGGCCTCGCGATCGCAATCGGGCTGCTCGTCGACTGCGCCGTCGTGGTGGTCGAGAACGTCGAGCACAAGATGGCCTCGGTCTGCGCGCCCAACATCGACCAGCGCTTGCGGATGACCCTGGAGGCGACGCAGGAAGTCGCCGCACCGCTGACGTCCGGCGCGATCATCATCATCACCGTCTTTCTTCCGCTGCTGTCGCTCGAAGGGCTGGAGGGGCGCCTCTTCGCTCCCGTAGCTCTCACCATCGCCTTCGCTCTCGCTTCGGCTTTGCTGCTGTCGCTCACGGTCGTGCCCGTATTGGCCGCGACGCTGCTGCGTCCCGGCTCGGACGACCAACCCTGGCTCGTGCGCAGGATCGCCGCGGTTTATGAGCCCTTGCTGCTCCGCGCCCTCGCGCGTCCGCTCGCCGTCGCGGCGATCGTGGTTGCGGGACTTGTCGCCTCCGGGGTCGCGGCGTCGCGGATCGGCCAGACTTTCATGCCGGTGATGAACGAGGGGACGCCCGTCGTCACCGTCCGAAAGCACCCGACGATCAGCGTCGACGTGGCCGCGGAAACCGACCTGCGCATTCAGCGCGAAATCATGGCGGCGATTCCCGAGGTCAGGGGCGTGATCTCGCGCGCGGGCGCGGATGAGCTCGGCATCGATCCGGTAGGCCTCAACGAGACCGACAACTTCCTGACCCTGGCTCCGGAAAAGGAGTGGAGAGGCCACGGCGCCGACTGGCTGCTGGGAGAGCTGCGCTCCGTGCTCGACAGGATTCCCGGCATTTCCTACTCATTCTCCCAACCGATCGACATGCGCGTGCAGGAAATGATCATCGGCGCGCGCGGCGACGTCGTCGTGAAGATTTTCGGCGACGATATCGACGAGCTCAATCGGATTTCCCGCGACGTGGCCGCAGTCTTGCGCAAGCTTCCCGGCGCGCAGGACGTCTTCGCGCTCCAGAACGACGGCATGCGATATCTGACCGCGAGAATCGACCGTCTTGCGGCCGGTCGTTTTGGAATCAACGCCGGAGAGATCCAGGACGCATTGCGCGTCCTGATCGACGGACGCCAGGTCGGGATCGTTCTCGAAGGCCCGATCCGCACGCCCCTCGTGGTGCGAGGCTCGGAAACTTCGCGCCGGTCGCCAGTCGATTTCGCGCGCGTGCCGATCGTCTCCGGAGAAGGCAAAGTCGTCGAGCTGTCGCAGCTCGCCGAGGTCGCCGCCGAGAATGGTCCGATCCAGGTCATTCGCGAGGAGGGCCAGAGATTCGCCACCGTGCTCGCCAATGTCACGGGCCGGGATCTGGTCGGCTTCGTCGAGGAAGCGAAGGCGGCGGTGGCGCGAGAGGTGCAGAAGCCGCCGCAGTACCGTTACATATGGGGCGGCCAATTCGAGAACCAGCAGAGGGCGTCGGCTCGCCTCGCCGTCGTCGTGCCGCTGGCGCTGGCGCTGATTTTCCTGTTGCTTTACCTGACCTTCAATTCCGCGGCCCAGGCGACGCTCGTCTTTTGCAACGTGCCCTTCGCGGCGATCGGCGGGGTCGTCGGCCTCTGGCTCTCGGGGGAGTTTCTCTCGGTGCCGGCCTCGGTGGGCTTCATTGCGCTGGTCGGCATCGCCGTGTTGAACGGCGTCGTGCTGATCTCCTATTTCAACAAGCTCGCAGTCGAGGGCGGACGCACGGCGCGCGAAGTCGTCGTGGAGGGCGCGCAGCGACGGATGCGGCCGGTCATGCTGACGGCGACCATCGCCGCGCTCGGCCTTGCGCCATTCCTTTTCGCGACTGGTCCCGGATCCGAGATTCAACGCCCGCTCGCGGTGGTCGTCATCGGCGGCCTCGTCACCGCGACGTCGCTCACTCTCATTCTCCTCCCGATCCTTTACGAGCGCTTCGGCTTTCCGAAACGCGTCGAACCCGGCGCCGAGGAGAAGGGGAGCGAGTCATGA
- a CDS encoding efflux RND transporter periplasmic adaptor subunit — translation MSLRRTVLLLAVGFGLGFARAESPSYANAVEIPIALSDEQIRASGIETGPIESEGETGELVVPGVVAVPPTQLHVVAAPAAGLVETLLVAPDEEVTAGAPVAKLKSSELLEAQRAFLHADSDATLAGEKLRRDEQLVKARIIAERRVIVTRAEATQARAALEERRQLLALAGMTDEEIETLRRDRKLASGLLVRAPVSGVVLQRHGTAGERVPASAPLLTIARLDPIWVNLQIPVGREAPLALGQSVTLPSVGAQGRLIRIGRTVDAATQSLSAVAEFRATKSLLRPGQALQAILRLGGSGGGQWRAKADAVVAHGDHQWVFVRSRSGFRAIQVQLVSETPQYASIRGPLKEGDRVAIRGMPTLLAELAAKDK, via the coding sequence ATGTCGCTCAGGAGAACCGTTCTACTGCTCGCGGTCGGCTTCGGGCTCGGCTTTGCGAGAGCCGAGAGCCCGTCCTATGCGAACGCTGTCGAAATCCCGATTGCATTGAGCGACGAACAGATCAGAGCCTCGGGGATCGAAACCGGGCCGATCGAGAGCGAAGGCGAGACGGGGGAACTGGTCGTCCCCGGCGTCGTCGCCGTCCCCCCGACACAGCTTCATGTCGTTGCGGCGCCGGCCGCCGGCCTCGTCGAGACGCTGCTGGTCGCGCCGGACGAGGAGGTGACCGCCGGCGCGCCGGTCGCCAAATTGAAATCGTCCGAACTCCTCGAAGCGCAACGCGCTTTTTTGCATGCCGACTCGGACGCGACGCTGGCCGGCGAAAAGCTTCGGCGCGACGAGCAGCTGGTCAAGGCGCGCATAATCGCCGAGAGGCGCGTGATCGTGACGCGGGCGGAGGCGACGCAAGCGAGAGCTGCGCTGGAGGAGCGCCGGCAGTTGCTGGCTCTCGCGGGCATGACCGACGAGGAGATCGAAACGCTCCGCCGCGACCGCAAGCTCGCCAGCGGACTTCTGGTCCGCGCGCCTGTTTCCGGCGTGGTCCTTCAGCGCCACGGCACTGCAGGCGAACGCGTGCCGGCCTCGGCGCCGCTCCTCACGATCGCTCGCCTCGATCCTATTTGGGTCAATCTGCAAATCCCGGTGGGTCGTGAAGCGCCTTTGGCGCTGGGGCAGAGCGTGACCTTGCCGTCTGTCGGCGCCCAAGGCCGATTGATCCGGATCGGCCGCACGGTCGACGCCGCCACCCAGTCTCTGTCCGCGGTCGCCGAATTCCGGGCGACGAAGAGCCTGTTGCGGCCGGGACAAGCCTTGCAGGCGATCCTCCGCCTCGGCGGTTCCGGCGGCGGGCAATGGCGCGCCAAAGCCGACGCGGTGGTCGCTCACGGCGATCATCAGTGGGTATTCGTGCGCAGCCGCTCCGGCTTTCGCGCCATTCAGGTCCAGCTCGTCTCGGAGACGCCGCAATATGCGTCGATCCGCGGGCCTTTGAAGGAAGGCGACCGGGTCGCGATCCGCGGGATGCCGACATTGCTGGCCGAACTCGCCGCAAAAGACAAGTGA
- a CDS encoding sulfotransferase gives MTQRSLIGWTPYRAAWAGEDMIVDWCHHGPRRFVEPFYYETVVAAFTRPFNQLFQRRTLIEAAASLPSGLKPSGFIFHMSRCGSTLLSQALAADPVHIVVSEASPIRNVLHAPLFGPATTEQVETWLLYMANAFGQRRLAGEARFFIKFCAADIFHLPLIRRVFPDVPWVFLYRHPLEVFASQHAQTGADTMMGALPHQLSGIAPEELYDMSREAYLCRILAAFGQAALAAHRPGASLMLDYKDLIPAMRDRLPEHFGYALDAKASAALDEVLARHSKQRSAAFEDDGAVKRAAAAPFAELVDLVVGPTYAALQAASE, from the coding sequence ATGACCCAGCGCAGCCTGATCGGCTGGACGCCCTACCGGGCGGCCTGGGCCGGCGAGGATATGATCGTCGACTGGTGCCATCACGGCCCGCGCCGTTTCGTCGAGCCCTTCTATTACGAAACCGTGGTGGCGGCCTTCACGCGCCCGTTCAACCAGCTGTTTCAGCGGCGCACGCTGATCGAGGCCGCGGCGAGCCTGCCTTCCGGATTGAAGCCGTCCGGCTTCATCTTCCATATGTCGCGCTGCGGCTCGACGCTGCTCTCACAGGCGCTGGCGGCCGATCCTGTGCATATCGTGGTCTCGGAAGCCTCGCCGATCCGCAATGTCCTGCACGCGCCGCTCTTTGGTCCTGCGACCACAGAGCAGGTGGAAACATGGCTGCTTTATATGGCGAACGCCTTCGGGCAACGGCGATTGGCCGGCGAAGCGCGCTTCTTCATCAAATTCTGCGCCGCCGATATTTTCCATCTGCCTTTGATCCGGCGCGTCTTTCCCGATGTTCCCTGGGTTTTTCTCTACCGCCATCCGCTCGAGGTCTTCGCCTCCCAACATGCGCAGACCGGCGCCGACACGATGATGGGCGCCCTTCCTCATCAGCTCTCGGGAATTGCGCCGGAGGAACTCTACGACATGTCCAGGGAGGCCTATCTGTGCCGCATCCTCGCGGCCTTCGGCCAAGCCGCTCTCGCCGCGCACAGGCCCGGCGCCAGCCTCATGCTGGATTACAAAGACCTTATCCCCGCCATGCGCGATCGCTTGCCGGAGCACTTCGGCTATGCGCTCGACGCGAAAGCTTCGGCCGCGTTGGATGAGGTTCTGGCGCGCCATTCCAAGCAGCGTTCCGCTGCCTTTGAAGACGACGGCGCGGTCAAGCGCGCGGCGGCCGCCCCTTTTGCGGAACTCGTGGACCTCGTCGTCGGCCCGACCTATGCAGCGCTGCAGGCGGCGTCGGAGTAG
- a CDS encoding GNAT family N-acetyltransferase, which yields MPGAQEPARPAGGPPLRKRDETPADADFRFELFRRSRLLIEDLSFLDPPMRETALRQQFMGQTQGYRAQFPDADFEIVEIGDRPVGRIVTHRGPQAYFIVDIALLPEWRGKGIGSTLLQETCEEAGVNNVPVRLGVSPFNVAAMRLYVRSGFTATGQDDAHIFMEWRAPATGGARLSGPDALQQFRLFVAGRAELAERLLPFEEIDAFVSEAVAVGAEYGFVFDVEDVMAALRLGQQLWLMPWAPVV from the coding sequence ATGCCGGGCGCCCAGGAACCAGCGCGGCCTGCCGGCGGGCCACCTTTGCGCAAGAGAGACGAGACTCCGGCCGACGCCGATTTTCGGTTCGAGCTGTTCCGCCGCTCGCGCCTGTTGATAGAGGACCTGTCCTTTCTCGATCCCCCGATGCGGGAAACGGCCCTGCGCCAGCAGTTTATGGGGCAGACGCAGGGTTATCGCGCGCAATTTCCTGACGCGGATTTTGAAATCGTGGAAATTGGCGACCGGCCGGTCGGCCGTATTGTGACGCATCGCGGCCCGCAAGCGTATTTTATCGTCGATATAGCGCTGCTTCCCGAATGGCGGGGCAAGGGAATCGGTTCGACTCTCCTGCAGGAGACTTGCGAAGAGGCGGGGGTGAACAATGTTCCGGTTCGCCTCGGAGTCTCGCCATTCAATGTTGCCGCGATGCGGCTCTACGTTCGTTCGGGATTTACCGCGACAGGGCAGGACGACGCCCATATCTTCATGGAATGGCGCGCGCCGGCCACAGGCGGCGCTCGACTTTCCGGTCCCGACGCCCTTCAGCAGTTTCGTCTCTTCGTCGCCGGGCGGGCCGAACTCGCAGAGCGCCTGCTGCCTTTCGAGGAGATTGACGCTTTTGTTTCCGAGGCGGTGGCCGTAGGCGCGGAATATGGGTTTGTCTTCGACGTCGAGGATGTGATGGCGGCCTTACGCCTCGGCCAGCAGCTTTGGCTCATGCCCTGGGCGCCGGTGGTATGA
- a CDS encoding phage tail protein, producing the protein MSNPFVGEIRAFAFNFPPRGWALCNGQLLSISENQALFALIGTFYGGDGSKTFGLPNLQGRVAVHQTNGFVLGQAGGSSSVTLTQTQLPPHNHSVTADAAGGSAKSPAGAFLAEFNNGSVPLWRGGMFAPKATEPVAMANNMIGVAGGGQPFSVQNPYLVLNFCIALLGIFPTRS; encoded by the coding sequence ATGTCGAATCCGTTTGTCGGAGAAATCCGCGCCTTTGCGTTCAACTTCCCGCCTCGCGGATGGGCGCTGTGCAACGGCCAGCTCCTGTCGATCTCAGAAAACCAGGCCTTGTTCGCCCTGATCGGCACCTTCTATGGCGGAGACGGGAGCAAGACTTTCGGTCTGCCCAATTTGCAGGGGCGCGTGGCGGTCCATCAAACCAATGGCTTCGTCCTCGGCCAGGCCGGCGGATCGAGCAGCGTGACCCTCACCCAGACCCAACTGCCGCCCCATAATCACAGCGTAACCGCGGATGCGGCAGGGGGGTCGGCGAAGAGTCCGGCCGGCGCTTTCCTCGCCGAGTTCAACAATGGCAGCGTGCCTTTGTGGCGGGGCGGCATGTTCGCGCCCAAGGCGACCGAGCCGGTTGCGATGGCGAACAACATGATCGGCGTCGCCGGCGGCGGCCAGCCGTTTTCGGTTCAAAACCCTTATCTCGTCTTGAATTTCTGCATAGCTCTCCTCGGCATTTTTCCAACCAGAAGCTGA
- a CDS encoding carbohydrate porin, translating into MDRLDSTKPFDRKDPPRTARLGKVFGLLAVVSVCTGATRVACAESVPSFESGQPSGEDQPPEKGEPSEKDNSSLSTRRSLADTPGGLKEQLQSIGMTPNVWVTQIEQGQIAGDRLRDSAYGGKMDAFLKVDADKLGLWRGFRVNVQYEHFFGRDINYTDYALLPVNAAQAFVSSETYHSALSVVFTQDIGERLSVSAGKINTMTLAAQTPLIGGGGVETFMNRAFAAPATGIGVTTAGRVRDRLIVSPTYTLGAAATFRADPIKLTLAIADPRNAQDPRVLERPFEKGVVVGGIATFSTEIAGLQSFHTIRSYYSNARGFDLEDIDGVRQRVSGGAPLTKKGYWFASYGAEQYLFRTEDNPNVGWGLFSLVTLSDGNPNPVKWTALGGLGGNNLLEGRELDRWGVGFFHYGLSAPLLAGLAALQIYRRSEGGVEAFYNYAITPWLRLSADMQVVEPWTATKTRATYAGLRLQTKF; encoded by the coding sequence ATGGACAGGTTGGATTCAACGAAGCCTTTCGACCGGAAAGACCCGCCGCGCACCGCGCGCCTCGGCAAGGTGTTCGGGCTGCTGGCCGTTGTCTCGGTTTGCACCGGGGCGACGCGCGTAGCCTGCGCCGAGAGCGTCCCCTCGTTTGAAAGCGGTCAGCCCTCTGGCGAGGATCAGCCGCCCGAGAAGGGCGAGCCGTCCGAAAAGGATAATTCGTCTCTGTCGACGCGGCGCTCTCTCGCCGACACGCCCGGCGGGCTGAAGGAGCAGTTGCAGAGCATCGGCATGACGCCGAACGTATGGGTGACGCAGATCGAGCAGGGCCAGATCGCCGGCGATCGTCTGAGGGACTCGGCCTATGGCGGCAAGATGGACGCCTTTTTGAAAGTCGACGCGGATAAGCTCGGCCTTTGGCGGGGCTTCCGCGTCAATGTGCAATACGAGCATTTCTTCGGGCGCGACATCAATTACACCGACTATGCGTTGCTTCCGGTCAACGCCGCCCAGGCTTTCGTCTCGAGCGAAACTTACCATTCCGCGCTTTCCGTGGTCTTCACGCAGGATATCGGCGAGCGACTTTCCGTCAGCGCCGGAAAGATCAACACGATGACGCTTGCCGCGCAAACGCCGCTCATCGGCGGGGGCGGCGTCGAAACCTTCATGAATCGCGCCTTCGCGGCGCCGGCGACAGGCATCGGCGTCACCACGGCGGGCAGGGTTAGAGATCGGCTTATCGTGTCGCCGACATACACTTTAGGGGCTGCAGCGACGTTCAGGGCGGACCCGATCAAATTGACGCTCGCCATAGCCGATCCGCGCAACGCGCAAGACCCGCGCGTGCTGGAGCGGCCTTTCGAGAAAGGCGTCGTCGTCGGCGGCATCGCGACCTTCTCGACCGAGATCGCCGGCCTCCAGAGTTTCCACACCATCCGCAGCTATTACAGCAACGCGCGAGGCTTCGATCTCGAGGACATCGACGGCGTGCGCCAGCGCGTCTCGGGAGGCGCGCCCCTGACGAAAAAGGGCTATTGGTTCGCTTCATACGGGGCCGAGCAGTATCTTTTTCGCACCGAAGACAATCCCAACGTCGGATGGGGCCTCTTCTCTTTGGTCACGCTCTCCGACGGCAATCCCAACCCCGTCAAATGGACTGCGCTGGGCGGACTTGGAGGCAATAACCTCCTTGAAGGGCGCGAACTCGACCGTTGGGGCGTCGGCTTTTTCCATTATGGCTTGAGCGCCCCGTTGCTCGCCGGTCTGGCCGCGCTGCAAATTTATCGGCGCAGCGAAGGCGGCGTGGAGGCCTTTTACAATTATGCGATTACGCCGTGGTTGCGCCTGTCCGCGGATATGCAGGTGGTCGAACCCTGGACCGCAACCAAAACCCGCGCGACCTATGCGGGCCTGCGTCTGCAAACCAAATTTTAG